A single region of the Halorussus gelatinilyticus genome encodes:
- a CDS encoding nucleotide sugar dehydrogenase, producing the protein MSLHELTHLYGNDAPTADQREAFLTGRVPVAVYGLGKMGLPLAAVYADTCGNVVGADVDPEVVETVNAGECHVKREPGLPELVGETVERGALEATDDPAAAAADAAVHVVIVPTPITEDHEADLSILKSVAEDVGSGLDPGDLVVVECTVPPRTCEDLLEPLLAEAAGHDEFGLAFCPERTSSGRALEDIRGAYPKVVGGADDEATRVAELVYGEITDNDVLAVSDATTAEAVKVFEGLYRDVNIALANELATLTDELGIDVNEAIATANTQPFCEIHTPGPGVGGHCIPYYPYFVINGFETDSPLLETAREVNDSMPEFTVETLARELDAEGKSPEEATVAVLGLTYRPGVEETRATPAEPIAERLSALGATVLGVDPMLDDAESFDLEKISQDALYDREPDAVVLVTPHSEFDAIEWERFDPLVVVDGRQSLDLAATDHRVYTVGSG; encoded by the coding sequence GTGAGCCTGCACGAACTCACGCACCTCTACGGCAACGACGCTCCGACCGCGGACCAGCGCGAGGCGTTCCTTACCGGGCGAGTCCCCGTCGCGGTGTACGGACTCGGCAAGATGGGCCTGCCGCTCGCCGCGGTGTACGCCGACACCTGCGGCAACGTCGTCGGCGCGGACGTGGACCCCGAGGTCGTCGAGACCGTCAACGCCGGCGAGTGCCACGTCAAGCGCGAACCCGGCCTGCCGGAACTGGTCGGCGAGACGGTCGAGCGCGGTGCGCTCGAAGCCACCGACGACCCGGCGGCGGCCGCCGCCGACGCCGCGGTCCACGTCGTCATCGTCCCGACGCCGATCACGGAGGACCACGAGGCCGACCTCTCCATCCTGAAGTCGGTCGCCGAGGACGTCGGGTCGGGGTTGGACCCCGGCGACCTCGTGGTCGTGGAGTGTACGGTCCCGCCCCGGACCTGCGAGGACCTGCTCGAACCCCTCCTCGCAGAGGCGGCGGGCCACGACGAGTTCGGACTGGCGTTCTGCCCCGAACGGACCTCCAGCGGGCGGGCGCTCGAAGACATCCGGGGGGCGTACCCGAAGGTCGTCGGCGGCGCGGACGACGAGGCGACGCGCGTCGCGGAACTCGTCTACGGCGAAATCACCGACAACGACGTGCTGGCGGTCTCGGACGCGACGACCGCGGAGGCCGTCAAGGTCTTCGAGGGACTCTACCGGGACGTGAACATCGCGCTGGCGAACGAACTCGCCACCCTGACCGACGAGTTGGGCATCGACGTGAACGAGGCAATCGCGACCGCCAACACTCAGCCGTTCTGCGAGATTCACACGCCCGGTCCCGGCGTCGGCGGCCACTGCATCCCCTACTACCCCTACTTCGTCATCAACGGCTTCGAGACTGACTCGCCGCTGCTCGAAACCGCCCGCGAGGTCAACGACTCGATGCCCGAGTTCACCGTCGAGACGCTGGCCCGCGAACTCGACGCCGAAGGCAAATCGCCCGAGGAGGCCACCGTCGCGGTCCTCGGCCTGACCTACCGGCCGGGCGTCGAGGAGACCCGCGCGACGCCCGCCGAACCCATCGCAGAACGCCTCTCGGCGCTCGGCGCGACGGTCCTCGGCGTGGACCCGATGCTGGACGACGCCGAGTCCTTCGACCTCGAAAAGATATCGCAAGATGCGCTTTACGACCGCGAACCCGACGCGGTGGTGC